Proteins from a single region of Catharus ustulatus isolate bCatUst1 chromosome 22, bCatUst1.pri.v2, whole genome shotgun sequence:
- the FAM222B gene encoding protein FAM222B isoform X2, which yields MKGDTTQKMRSAQYPTPAELDAYAKKVANNPLTIKIFPNSVKVPQRKHIRRTVNGLDTSGQRYSPYPSQATTKTGLLAIVKSPAKGIIKDFDGTRARLLPEAMMNPPSTPYVAPSTLSHPQALARQQALQHAQTLPHPQSIPQHPQGIPQPPSLPHPQGIPQALPHPQSMQQGLQHPQTMAHQTLQHPPNALLQPGLHGGRKMPDADAPPNVTVSTSTIPLSMAATLQQNQPPDLSSIVHQINQFCQARAGISTTSVCEGQIANPSPISRNLLINASTRVSTHNVPTPMPSCVVNPVDHAAAAIPPASVNVPMVNINRVPPAYQNEIKSVAWNQHQLAHLQQMCGDAAGPAGLAGKHPQREIAGQNFPGKTSSYPQELCMGQSFSLKPPIEKPTPSPPVNGLQGPLPYTNGHYFQPLWNNILPTPNSDSSGSQDLAMPFHGGQPAGAPLDCAGGTHYRAGAGPSSQNNVMQTMDYLSGDFQQSCFRDQSMAVLGKVHRPPMNRAPEPTDSRNLHIQHPGYR from the exons ATGAAAG GGGACACTACACAGAAAATGAGATCTGCACAGTATCCTACCCCAGCAGAATTGGATGCTTATGCTAAGAAGGTCGCCAACAATCCACTGACTATAAAAATCTTCCCAAACAGCGTCAAGGTTCCCCAGAGGAAACACATACGCCGTACTGTGAACGGACTCGATACTTCGGGCCAGAGGTACAGCCCCTACCCATCTCAGGCCACCACGAAAACGGGCCTGCTGGCCATAGTCAAATCCCCAGCGAAAGGAATCATCAAGGACTTTGACGGGACGCGCGCGCGCCTGCTGCCGGAGGCGATGATGAACCCCCCCTCCACGCCGTACGTTGCACCAAGCACTTTATCCCACCCGCAGGCGCTCGCTCGCCAGCAGGCTCTCCAGCATGCACAGACTTTGCCGCACCCCCAGAGCATCCCGCAGCACCCTCAGGGTATTCCACAGCCACCCAGCTTACCGCACCCTCAGGGGATCCCGCAGGCGCTGCCGCACCCGCAGAGCATGCAGCAGGGCTTGCAGCACCCTCAGACCATGGCACACCAGACCCTGCAGCACCCCCCGAACGCGCTGCTGCAGCCGGGTTTACATGGAGGCAGAAAGATGCCGGACGCAGACGCGCCGCCGAATGTGACCGTGTCTACCTCAACCATTCCCCTCTCTATGGCTGCCACCCTGCAGCAGAACCAGCCACCGGACCTGAGCAGCATTGTGCACCAGATTAACCAGTTCTGCCAGGCCAGAGCTGGCATTAGCACTACCTCAGTGTGTGAGGGACAGATTGCAAACCCCAGCCCTATAAGTCGCAACCTGCTTATCAATGCAAGTACCAGGGTATCTACTCACAATGTCCCTACACCCATGCCTTCCTGTGTAGTAAACCCTGTCgaccatgctgctgctgctattccTCCTGCCTCTGTTAATGTGCCCATGGTCAATATTAACAGGGTGCCACCCGCCTACCAGAACGAAATCAAATCGGTTGCGTGGAACCAGCACCAGCTTGCACATCTGCAGCAAATgtgtggggatgctgctgggccTGCTGGACTCGCAGGGAAGCACCCTCAGAGAGAGATTGCAGGGCAGAATTTCCCTGGCAAAACCTCCAGCTACCCTCAAGAACTGTGCATGGGCCAGTCCTTCAGCTTGAAGCCCCCCATCGAGAAGCCTACGCCTTCTCCGCCTGTGAACGGGTTGCAGGGACCTTTGCCATATACCAATGGGCACtatttccagcccctctggaatAACATTCTGCCCACACCCAACAGTGACAGCTCTGGGTCCCAGGACCTCGCCATGCCTTTCCACGGGGGACAGCCAGCGGGAGCGCCGCTGGATTGTGCAGGAGGAACTCATtacagagctggagctggcccATCCAGCCAGAATAATGTGATGCAGACCATGGATTACCTAAGTGGGGACTTCCAGCAGTCCTGCTTCCGAGACCAGAGCATGGCCGTGCTGGGAAAAGTCCATCGGCCTCCCATGAACCGAGCACCTGAACCAACCGATAGTCGAAATCTTCATATTCAACACCCAGGGTATAGATAG
- the FAM222B gene encoding protein FAM222B isoform X1 has product MLACLPGPGDLSFQLLSYTQMNTGLQKWDTTQKMRSAQYPTPAELDAYAKKVANNPLTIKIFPNSVKVPQRKHIRRTVNGLDTSGQRYSPYPSQATTKTGLLAIVKSPAKGIIKDFDGTRARLLPEAMMNPPSTPYVAPSTLSHPQALARQQALQHAQTLPHPQSIPQHPQGIPQPPSLPHPQGIPQALPHPQSMQQGLQHPQTMAHQTLQHPPNALLQPGLHGGRKMPDADAPPNVTVSTSTIPLSMAATLQQNQPPDLSSIVHQINQFCQARAGISTTSVCEGQIANPSPISRNLLINASTRVSTHNVPTPMPSCVVNPVDHAAAAIPPASVNVPMVNINRVPPAYQNEIKSVAWNQHQLAHLQQMCGDAAGPAGLAGKHPQREIAGQNFPGKTSSYPQELCMGQSFSLKPPIEKPTPSPPVNGLQGPLPYTNGHYFQPLWNNILPTPNSDSSGSQDLAMPFHGGQPAGAPLDCAGGTHYRAGAGPSSQNNVMQTMDYLSGDFQQSCFRDQSMAVLGKVHRPPMNRAPEPTDSRNLHIQHPGYR; this is encoded by the exons ATGCTGGCCTGTCTGCCAGGACCAGGCGACCTCTCCTTTCAGCTTCTTTCTTACACGCAGATGAACACTGGACTTCAGAAAT GGGACACTACACAGAAAATGAGATCTGCACAGTATCCTACCCCAGCAGAATTGGATGCTTATGCTAAGAAGGTCGCCAACAATCCACTGACTATAAAAATCTTCCCAAACAGCGTCAAGGTTCCCCAGAGGAAACACATACGCCGTACTGTGAACGGACTCGATACTTCGGGCCAGAGGTACAGCCCCTACCCATCTCAGGCCACCACGAAAACGGGCCTGCTGGCCATAGTCAAATCCCCAGCGAAAGGAATCATCAAGGACTTTGACGGGACGCGCGCGCGCCTGCTGCCGGAGGCGATGATGAACCCCCCCTCCACGCCGTACGTTGCACCAAGCACTTTATCCCACCCGCAGGCGCTCGCTCGCCAGCAGGCTCTCCAGCATGCACAGACTTTGCCGCACCCCCAGAGCATCCCGCAGCACCCTCAGGGTATTCCACAGCCACCCAGCTTACCGCACCCTCAGGGGATCCCGCAGGCGCTGCCGCACCCGCAGAGCATGCAGCAGGGCTTGCAGCACCCTCAGACCATGGCACACCAGACCCTGCAGCACCCCCCGAACGCGCTGCTGCAGCCGGGTTTACATGGAGGCAGAAAGATGCCGGACGCAGACGCGCCGCCGAATGTGACCGTGTCTACCTCAACCATTCCCCTCTCTATGGCTGCCACCCTGCAGCAGAACCAGCCACCGGACCTGAGCAGCATTGTGCACCAGATTAACCAGTTCTGCCAGGCCAGAGCTGGCATTAGCACTACCTCAGTGTGTGAGGGACAGATTGCAAACCCCAGCCCTATAAGTCGCAACCTGCTTATCAATGCAAGTACCAGGGTATCTACTCACAATGTCCCTACACCCATGCCTTCCTGTGTAGTAAACCCTGTCgaccatgctgctgctgctattccTCCTGCCTCTGTTAATGTGCCCATGGTCAATATTAACAGGGTGCCACCCGCCTACCAGAACGAAATCAAATCGGTTGCGTGGAACCAGCACCAGCTTGCACATCTGCAGCAAATgtgtggggatgctgctgggccTGCTGGACTCGCAGGGAAGCACCCTCAGAGAGAGATTGCAGGGCAGAATTTCCCTGGCAAAACCTCCAGCTACCCTCAAGAACTGTGCATGGGCCAGTCCTTCAGCTTGAAGCCCCCCATCGAGAAGCCTACGCCTTCTCCGCCTGTGAACGGGTTGCAGGGACCTTTGCCATATACCAATGGGCACtatttccagcccctctggaatAACATTCTGCCCACACCCAACAGTGACAGCTCTGGGTCCCAGGACCTCGCCATGCCTTTCCACGGGGGACAGCCAGCGGGAGCGCCGCTGGATTGTGCAGGAGGAACTCATtacagagctggagctggcccATCCAGCCAGAATAATGTGATGCAGACCATGGATTACCTAAGTGGGGACTTCCAGCAGTCCTGCTTCCGAGACCAGAGCATGGCCGTGCTGGGAAAAGTCCATCGGCCTCCCATGAACCGAGCACCTGAACCAACCGATAGTCGAAATCTTCATATTCAACACCCAGGGTATAGATAG
- the FAM222B gene encoding protein FAM222B isoform X3, protein MRSAQYPTPAELDAYAKKVANNPLTIKIFPNSVKVPQRKHIRRTVNGLDTSGQRYSPYPSQATTKTGLLAIVKSPAKGIIKDFDGTRARLLPEAMMNPPSTPYVAPSTLSHPQALARQQALQHAQTLPHPQSIPQHPQGIPQPPSLPHPQGIPQALPHPQSMQQGLQHPQTMAHQTLQHPPNALLQPGLHGGRKMPDADAPPNVTVSTSTIPLSMAATLQQNQPPDLSSIVHQINQFCQARAGISTTSVCEGQIANPSPISRNLLINASTRVSTHNVPTPMPSCVVNPVDHAAAAIPPASVNVPMVNINRVPPAYQNEIKSVAWNQHQLAHLQQMCGDAAGPAGLAGKHPQREIAGQNFPGKTSSYPQELCMGQSFSLKPPIEKPTPSPPVNGLQGPLPYTNGHYFQPLWNNILPTPNSDSSGSQDLAMPFHGGQPAGAPLDCAGGTHYRAGAGPSSQNNVMQTMDYLSGDFQQSCFRDQSMAVLGKVHRPPMNRAPEPTDSRNLHIQHPGYR, encoded by the coding sequence ATGAGATCTGCACAGTATCCTACCCCAGCAGAATTGGATGCTTATGCTAAGAAGGTCGCCAACAATCCACTGACTATAAAAATCTTCCCAAACAGCGTCAAGGTTCCCCAGAGGAAACACATACGCCGTACTGTGAACGGACTCGATACTTCGGGCCAGAGGTACAGCCCCTACCCATCTCAGGCCACCACGAAAACGGGCCTGCTGGCCATAGTCAAATCCCCAGCGAAAGGAATCATCAAGGACTTTGACGGGACGCGCGCGCGCCTGCTGCCGGAGGCGATGATGAACCCCCCCTCCACGCCGTACGTTGCACCAAGCACTTTATCCCACCCGCAGGCGCTCGCTCGCCAGCAGGCTCTCCAGCATGCACAGACTTTGCCGCACCCCCAGAGCATCCCGCAGCACCCTCAGGGTATTCCACAGCCACCCAGCTTACCGCACCCTCAGGGGATCCCGCAGGCGCTGCCGCACCCGCAGAGCATGCAGCAGGGCTTGCAGCACCCTCAGACCATGGCACACCAGACCCTGCAGCACCCCCCGAACGCGCTGCTGCAGCCGGGTTTACATGGAGGCAGAAAGATGCCGGACGCAGACGCGCCGCCGAATGTGACCGTGTCTACCTCAACCATTCCCCTCTCTATGGCTGCCACCCTGCAGCAGAACCAGCCACCGGACCTGAGCAGCATTGTGCACCAGATTAACCAGTTCTGCCAGGCCAGAGCTGGCATTAGCACTACCTCAGTGTGTGAGGGACAGATTGCAAACCCCAGCCCTATAAGTCGCAACCTGCTTATCAATGCAAGTACCAGGGTATCTACTCACAATGTCCCTACACCCATGCCTTCCTGTGTAGTAAACCCTGTCgaccatgctgctgctgctattccTCCTGCCTCTGTTAATGTGCCCATGGTCAATATTAACAGGGTGCCACCCGCCTACCAGAACGAAATCAAATCGGTTGCGTGGAACCAGCACCAGCTTGCACATCTGCAGCAAATgtgtggggatgctgctgggccTGCTGGACTCGCAGGGAAGCACCCTCAGAGAGAGATTGCAGGGCAGAATTTCCCTGGCAAAACCTCCAGCTACCCTCAAGAACTGTGCATGGGCCAGTCCTTCAGCTTGAAGCCCCCCATCGAGAAGCCTACGCCTTCTCCGCCTGTGAACGGGTTGCAGGGACCTTTGCCATATACCAATGGGCACtatttccagcccctctggaatAACATTCTGCCCACACCCAACAGTGACAGCTCTGGGTCCCAGGACCTCGCCATGCCTTTCCACGGGGGACAGCCAGCGGGAGCGCCGCTGGATTGTGCAGGAGGAACTCATtacagagctggagctggcccATCCAGCCAGAATAATGTGATGCAGACCATGGATTACCTAAGTGGGGACTTCCAGCAGTCCTGCTTCCGAGACCAGAGCATGGCCGTGCTGGGAAAAGTCCATCGGCCTCCCATGAACCGAGCACCTGAACCAACCGATAGTCGAAATCTTCATATTCAACACCCAGGGTATAGATAG
- the TRAF4 gene encoding TNF receptor-associated factor 4, whose amino-acid sequence MPGYDYKLLERPRRRVLCPLCGKPMREPVRVSTCGHRFCDTCLQEFLSEGVFKCPEDQLPLDYAKIYPDPELEAQVLSLAIRCIHSEEGCRWSGLIKHLQAHLGTCGFNVIPCPNRCSAKLSRRDLPEHVQHGCPKRRVKCEFCASDFTGEAFEGHQGTCPQESVYCENKCGARMMRRLLSQHALSECPKRTQPCTYCSKEFVFDTIQNHQYQCPRYPVPCPNQCGTPSIAREDVPTHLKESCSTAMLLCPFKEAGCKHRCPKLAMGRHLEESTKTHLGMVCALVSRQRQEILELRRDVEELSVSSDGILIWKIADYARKLQEAKARSNYEFFSPPFYTHKYGYKLQVSAFLNGNGSGESSHLSVYIRVLPGEYDNLLEWPFSYRVTFSLLDQSDPSLSKPQHITETFHPDPNWKNFQKPGASRSSLDESTLGFGYPKFISHEDIRKRNYVRDNAIFIKASVEIPQKILA is encoded by the exons AG CGAAGGCGTCTTCAAGTGCCCGGAGGACCAGCTGCCCCTGGACTACGCCAAG ATCTACCCCGACCCCGAGCTGGAGGCGCAGGTGCTGAGCCTGGCCATTCGCTGCATCCACAGCGAGGAGGGCTGCCGCTGGAGCGGGCTCATCAAGCACCTCCAG GCCCATCTCGGCACCTGTGGCTTCAATGTGATTCCCTGCCCCAACCGGTGCAGCGCCAAACTGAGCCGCCGTGACCTCCCCGAGCACGTCCAGCACGGCTGCCCCAAGCGCAGGGTCAAGTGCGAGTTCTGCGCCAGCGACTTCACTGGGGAGGCCTTCGAG ggccaccagggcacGTGTCCCCAGGAGAGTGTGTACTGTGAGAACAAGTGTGGGGCCCGCATGATGCGGCgcctgctgtcccagcacgCCCTGTCCGAGTGCCCCAAGcgcacccagccctgcacctaCTGCTCCAAGGAGTTCGTGTTTGACACCATCCAG aaCCACCAGTACCAGTGTCCCCGGTACCCCGTGCCGTGCCCCAACCAGTGCGGGACACCCAGCATCGCCCGGGAGGATGTGCCCACCCACCTCaaggagagctgcagcactgccatgcTGCTGTGCCCCTTCAAGGAAGCTGGCTGCAAGCACCGG tgCCCCAAGCTGGCCATGGGCCGGCACCTGGAGGAGAGCACCAAGACCCACCTGGGCATGGTGTGTGCcctggtgagccggcagcggCAGGAGATCCTGGAGCTGCGCCGGGACGTGGAGGAGCTGTCGGTGAGCAGCGACGGGATCCTCATCTGGAAAATCGCCGACTACGCCCGCAAGCTGCAGGAGGCCAAAGCCCGCAGCAACTACGAGTTCTTCAGCCCCCCATTCTACACCCACAAGTACGGCTACAAGCTCCAGGTGTCGGCTTTCCTCAACGGCAACGGCAGCGGGGAGAGCAGCCACCTCTCCGTCTACATCCGCGTGCTGCCGGGCGAGTACGACAACCTGCTGGAGTGGCCCTTCTCCTACCGCGTCACCTTCTCCCTGCTGGACCAGAGTGACCCCTCGCTCTCCAAGCCCCAGCACATCACCGAGACCTTCCACCCCGACCCCAACTGGAAAAACTTCCAGAAGCCGGGAGCCTCGCGCAGCTCCCTGGACGAGAGCACCCTGGGTTTCGGCTACCCCAAGTTCATCTCCCACGAGGACATCAGGAAACGGAATTACGTGCGGGACAACGCCATCTTCATCAAAGCCTCGGTGGAGATCCCCCAGAAGATCCTGGCCTGA